From Styela clava chromosome 6, kaStyClav1.hap1.2, whole genome shotgun sequence, one genomic window encodes:
- the LOC120331094 gene encoding solute carrier organic anion transporter family member 4C1-like isoform X1 → MDAITLRNFKWWGIRKKWKQAANTSLGFLLTFGFSTFVHGMVINGIMNVNISTIERRYHLKSYESGLISSSYDMAFCVLCPLMTYYGNRHHRPRIMGAGMIMFALGCVVYTLPHFTHKKYDPKTYSDLCINRSLLETEENQPQSETADYLLVFVFGNILLGVGSIPIITLGVTYLEDSTTKEKAASYIGLTGGISAFGSVIGYLLGGYMLSHHVDITRSGKQRLEIEPDNPMWIGAWWVSLLLASGLAFLAMLLLIRFPKNLRGSILQRASRDSEVHAKSGSRITEQLSFGKSFKDFPTAFVLLLKNPTFLFTTMAASFETFLLNGFALFLPKLLQNQFHITPTEAGLMAGSVSVPGAIIGHSVSGYLVRKMGLKSPAILRASVIATIVSGFLAPCLILHCSRNTIINQVAETSRKPVCNDHCACNENFFLPVCGEDNVEYFSACHAGCHSQLPNETIYYNCSCVSTNANRTMAAKRGSCSTRCGLLIPFLVLLFILISFSFAVLTPSVVVVLRCVPYSQKSFALGVQWFFLRVIGSIPSPLVIGAVFDASCTVWRMQDGKEGSCWFYDSKSFAKSAIFIGVSCKVLTAICYSLAYKCYVPETQQTTGNDDRVKVGEDKEHMLPSSDKLETSLTSL, encoded by the exons ATGGATGCGATTACGTTAAGAAATTTCAAATGGTGGGGAATTAGGAAGAAATGGAAACAAGCTGCCAATACATCGCTTGGATTTTTACTCACGTTCGGATTTTCAACGTTTGTGCATG GAATGGTGATTAATGGAATCATGAACGTTAATATATCAACAATCGAGCGTCGATACCACCTGAAAAGTTATGAATCAGGTTTAATATCAAGCAGTTACGACATGGCGTTCTGCGTACTTTGTCCCTTGATGACCTACTACGGGAATCGACATCACAGACCTCGTATTATGGGTGCTGGCATGATAATGTTTGCTTTGGGATGTGTCGTCTATACTTTACCTCATTTTACACATAAAAAATATGATCCAAAAACTTATTCCG ATTTGTGCATCAACAGAAGCTTGTTAGAAACAGAAGAAAACCAACCGCAAAGCGAGACTGCGGATTACTTATTAGTTTTtgtatttggaaatattttactTGGTGTCGGAAGCATCCCGATAATAACGTTAGGAGTCACATACCTGGAGGACAGCACCACAAAAGAAAAAGCAGCTTCTTATATCG GATTGACTGGTGGTATTTCCGCCTTTGGGAGTGTGATTGGTTATCTGCTTGGTGGATATATGTTATCACACCATGTTGACATTACAAGATCAGGGAAACAACG TTTGGAGATAGAACCCGACAACCCGATGTGGATAGGAGCATGGTGGGTGTCTCTACTTCTTGCATCAGGACTTGCATTTCTGGCAATGTTACTCTTGATAAGATTTCCCAAAAATTTGAGAG GTTCAATCTTGCAACGAGCTTCTCGAGATTCTGAAGTTCATGCAAAATCTGGATCACGAATTACGGAACAACTATCCTTTGGGAAGTCATTCAAAGATTTCCCTACAGCTTTTGTACTGTTGTTGAAAAATCCAACGTTCTTATTCACGACTATGGCGGCAAGTTTTGAGACTTTTCTTTTGAATGGATTCGCATTGTTCTTACCGAAATTACTACAGAATCAGTTCCACATCACTCCCACAGAAGCCGGTCTCATGGCGG GGTCCGTAAGCGTACCCGGAGCCATAATTGGACACTCAGTTTCAGGATATTTAGTAAGAAAAATGGGTTTGAAATCTCCGGCCATATTACGAGCAAGTGTAATAGCAACTATAGTTTCAGGATTTCTTGCACCCTGCTTAATTCTTCACTGTTCaagaaatacaattattaatcAAGTGGCAGA AACCAGCCGTAAACCTGTTTGCAATGATCACTGTGCATGCAATGAAAACTTTTTTCTGCCAGTTTGTGGGGAAGACAACGTGGAGTATTTTTCAGCTTGCCACGCAGGATGCCACAGTCAACTTCCTAATGAAACG aTTTATTACAATTGTTCCTGTGTTTCTACAAACGCAAACCGTACGATGGCGGCAAAAAGGGGTTCATGTTCAACAAGATGCGGTTTACTCATACCATTCTTGGTACTTTTGTTTATACTAATTTCGTTCAGTTTTGCTGTTTTAACACCTTCAGTGGTTGTAGTTCTGAG GTGTGTTCCATATTCACAGAAATCGTTTGCCCTGGGAGTGCAATGGTTTTTTCTAAGAGTTATAGGTAGTATTCCAAGTCCGCTAGTAATAGGAGCTGTATTTGATGCCTCGTGCACTGTGTGGAGAATGCAAGACGGCAAAGAAGGCTCTTGCTGGTTTTACGACAGCAAATCATTTGCGAAGTCCGCAATTTTTATAG GTGTTTCCTGCAAAGTTTTGACAGCAATTTGTTATTCATTGGCATATAAATGTTATGTACCCGAGACGCAACAAACTACAGGCAATGATGACAGAGTCAAAGTGGGAGAAGATAAAGAGCATATGCTACCATCCAGTGACAAACTTGAAACCAGCCTCACTTCCCTTTAA
- the LOC120331094 gene encoding solute carrier organic anion transporter family member 4C1-like isoform X2, whose product MDAITLRNFKWWGIRKKWKQAANTSLGFLLTFGFSTFVHGMVINGIMNVNISTIERRYHLKSYESGLISSSYDMAFCVLCPLMTYYGNRHHRPRIMGAGMIMFALGCVVYTLPHFTHKKYDPKTYSDLCINRSLLETEENQPQSETADYLLVFVFGNILLGVGSIPIITLGVTYLEDSTTKEKAASYIGLTGGISAFGSVIGYLLGGYMLSHHVDITRSGKQRLEIEPDNPMWIGAWWVSLLLASGLAFLAMLLLIRFPKNLRGSVSVPGAIIGHSVSGYLVRKMGLKSPAILRASVIATIVSGFLAPCLILHCSRNTIINQVAETSRKPVCNDHCACNENFFLPVCGEDNVEYFSACHAGCHSQLPNETIYYNCSCVSTNANRTMAAKRGSCSTRCGLLIPFLVLLFILISFSFAVLTPSVVVVLRCVPYSQKSFALGVQWFFLRVIGSIPSPLVIGAVFDASCTVWRMQDGKEGSCWFYDSKSFAKSAIFIGVSCKVLTAICYSLAYKCYVPETQQTTGNDDRVKVGEDKEHMLPSSDKLETSLTSL is encoded by the exons ATGGATGCGATTACGTTAAGAAATTTCAAATGGTGGGGAATTAGGAAGAAATGGAAACAAGCTGCCAATACATCGCTTGGATTTTTACTCACGTTCGGATTTTCAACGTTTGTGCATG GAATGGTGATTAATGGAATCATGAACGTTAATATATCAACAATCGAGCGTCGATACCACCTGAAAAGTTATGAATCAGGTTTAATATCAAGCAGTTACGACATGGCGTTCTGCGTACTTTGTCCCTTGATGACCTACTACGGGAATCGACATCACAGACCTCGTATTATGGGTGCTGGCATGATAATGTTTGCTTTGGGATGTGTCGTCTATACTTTACCTCATTTTACACATAAAAAATATGATCCAAAAACTTATTCCG ATTTGTGCATCAACAGAAGCTTGTTAGAAACAGAAGAAAACCAACCGCAAAGCGAGACTGCGGATTACTTATTAGTTTTtgtatttggaaatattttactTGGTGTCGGAAGCATCCCGATAATAACGTTAGGAGTCACATACCTGGAGGACAGCACCACAAAAGAAAAAGCAGCTTCTTATATCG GATTGACTGGTGGTATTTCCGCCTTTGGGAGTGTGATTGGTTATCTGCTTGGTGGATATATGTTATCACACCATGTTGACATTACAAGATCAGGGAAACAACG TTTGGAGATAGAACCCGACAACCCGATGTGGATAGGAGCATGGTGGGTGTCTCTACTTCTTGCATCAGGACTTGCATTTCTGGCAATGTTACTCTTGATAAGATTTCCCAAAAATTTGAGAG GGTCCGTAAGCGTACCCGGAGCCATAATTGGACACTCAGTTTCAGGATATTTAGTAAGAAAAATGGGTTTGAAATCTCCGGCCATATTACGAGCAAGTGTAATAGCAACTATAGTTTCAGGATTTCTTGCACCCTGCTTAATTCTTCACTGTTCaagaaatacaattattaatcAAGTGGCAGA AACCAGCCGTAAACCTGTTTGCAATGATCACTGTGCATGCAATGAAAACTTTTTTCTGCCAGTTTGTGGGGAAGACAACGTGGAGTATTTTTCAGCTTGCCACGCAGGATGCCACAGTCAACTTCCTAATGAAACG aTTTATTACAATTGTTCCTGTGTTTCTACAAACGCAAACCGTACGATGGCGGCAAAAAGGGGTTCATGTTCAACAAGATGCGGTTTACTCATACCATTCTTGGTACTTTTGTTTATACTAATTTCGTTCAGTTTTGCTGTTTTAACACCTTCAGTGGTTGTAGTTCTGAG GTGTGTTCCATATTCACAGAAATCGTTTGCCCTGGGAGTGCAATGGTTTTTTCTAAGAGTTATAGGTAGTATTCCAAGTCCGCTAGTAATAGGAGCTGTATTTGATGCCTCGTGCACTGTGTGGAGAATGCAAGACGGCAAAGAAGGCTCTTGCTGGTTTTACGACAGCAAATCATTTGCGAAGTCCGCAATTTTTATAG GTGTTTCCTGCAAAGTTTTGACAGCAATTTGTTATTCATTGGCATATAAATGTTATGTACCCGAGACGCAACAAACTACAGGCAATGATGACAGAGTCAAAGTGGGAGAAGATAAAGAGCATATGCTACCATCCAGTGACAAACTTGAAACCAGCCTCACTTCCCTTTAA